A single Saccharolobus shibatae B12 DNA region contains:
- a CDS encoding DEAD/DEAH box helicase family protein, which translates to MVRLRYFKGLLLSDFSAPGLTWNDEFKCYIGQANRYREVLSYYKRSHVEVEDSVLELLPFPLIVDRIRLREYQQEALNAWLKSKLGIIVIPTGGGKTVIGLKAIALIRLATLIIVPTIDLLQQWYENIRELLGAEAGRVGGGYDELKGITVITYDSAYTQLEKIGNKFGLVIFDEVHHLPSEGYSIIAQGLAAPYRLGLTATPERSDGRHKLYPSLVGPVVYRITVSNLVGKYLSSFETQRIYVNLTEDEEKLYRHYRGILRKFLSQRNLKLKSLNDFNRLVRLAVKDKEAREALLAWHEALKIAVNSKAKLEKLKDLLKELNGEKIIIFTRNTSMAYEISRLFLIPAVTYKTNKQERIEILEKFRSGKYNVIVTSSVLDEGIDVPDASIGIVLGGYGTSRQFIQRLGRILRKKENKKARLIEIITKGTSDYNLSKRRRQNANL; encoded by the coding sequence GTGGTACGATTACGATACTTTAAAGGTTTATTACTATCCGATTTTTCAGCTCCCGGTTTAACTTGGAATGATGAGTTTAAGTGCTATATAGGCCAAGCAAACAGGTATCGAGAAGTCCTTTCTTACTACAAGAGGTCTCACGTTGAAGTTGAGGATAGCGTTCTAGAGTTATTACCTTTTCCTTTGATTGTAGATCGAATAAGATTAAGGGAATATCAGCAAGAGGCTTTGAATGCATGGTTAAAGAGTAAGCTAGGGATAATAGTGATTCCCACTGGAGGTGGAAAAACTGTAATAGGATTGAAGGCCATAGCTCTGATTAGGCTTGCTACACTAATAATAGTGCCTACAATCGATTTATTACAGCAATGGTATGAAAATATAAGAGAGTTACTTGGAGCTGAGGCGGGGAGGGTAGGGGGAGGATATGATGAACTTAAGGGAATAACCGTAATTACGTATGATTCAGCGTACACTCAGCTAGAGAAAATAGGAAATAAGTTTGGATTAGTAATTTTTGATGAGGTTCATCATCTACCTTCAGAAGGATATTCCATAATAGCTCAAGGTTTAGCTGCCCCATATAGATTAGGTTTGACTGCTACGCCAGAAAGAAGTGACGGAAGACACAAACTGTATCCATCACTCGTTGGGCCCGTAGTATATAGGATTACAGTTTCTAACCTAGTCGGAAAATATCTTTCAAGTTTTGAAACTCAACGTATATACGTAAATCTCACTGAAGATGAAGAGAAATTATATAGGCACTATAGAGGAATCCTAAGGAAATTTTTATCTCAACGTAATCTTAAGTTAAAGTCGTTGAATGATTTCAATAGGCTAGTTAGGCTAGCAGTTAAGGATAAGGAAGCTAGAGAGGCATTATTAGCATGGCATGAAGCTCTTAAGATAGCTGTAAATTCCAAGGCAAAGTTAGAGAAGCTTAAAGACTTGCTCAAGGAGCTAAATGGTGAGAAAATTATAATATTTACTAGAAATACGTCAATGGCATACGAGATATCAAGACTATTCTTAATTCCTGCAGTTACATACAAGACGAATAAGCAGGAAAGGATAGAGATTCTGGAGAAATTTAGATCCGGAAAATACAATGTAATAGTGACTTCTAGTGTCCTCGATGAAGGTATTGATGTTCCAGATGCTTCTATTGGTATAGTTCTAGGAGGTTATGGAACCTCTAGGCAATTCATACAGAGGTTAGGTAGAATCTTAAGGAAGAAAGAGAATAAAAAAGCTAGATTGATAGAAATAATAACTAAAGGTACTAGTGATTATAATTTAAGTAAAAGGCGAAGACAAAATGCTAACCTCTGA
- a CDS encoding zinc-binding dehydrogenase, translated as MKGALLYKYNEPLIIEDNIQIDEPKAGETKIKIEATGLCHSDVNVFEGKTPVSPPVIAGHEIAGVIEEVGNNVTDFKPGDRVISAFIHPCGKCKNCITGKENLCEVFAKNRLNGTLLDGTTRLHFKDGTPIRAFLGGGFAEYAIIPYTALTKVPEDLDLRKVAVLGCAGLTAYGAVNSAKIEPGETVAVIGVGGVGLSVIQMLKIAGAGRIIAVGTRKWKLEKALELGASDVVNSKETDVVRAVKNITGGGPDVVIEVAGTTETVKMSLDMVRIGGKVVLVGLPPTTAEIPIRIASIVREGIKIIGDYGGRPRVDMPRLIELVKLGKYDPTALVTGKFRLEEINEAVKLLEQGEAIRSLIIPN; from the coding sequence ATGAAAGGAGCATTATTGTATAAATATAATGAGCCATTAATTATTGAGGATAATATTCAAATAGATGAACCTAAGGCAGGTGAAACAAAAATTAAAATTGAGGCAACTGGCTTATGTCATTCAGATGTAAATGTATTTGAAGGTAAAACTCCAGTCTCTCCACCAGTCATTGCGGGGCATGAGATAGCTGGTGTTATAGAGGAGGTAGGAAATAACGTTACAGACTTTAAACCTGGTGATAGGGTTATATCAGCATTTATTCATCCCTGCGGTAAATGTAAAAATTGTATAACGGGAAAGGAGAATTTATGTGAAGTCTTTGCTAAAAATAGACTAAATGGAACATTATTAGATGGTACAACTAGATTACACTTTAAGGATGGAACTCCAATAAGGGCATTTTTAGGAGGAGGATTTGCAGAATACGCAATAATACCTTATACTGCATTAACTAAAGTTCCGGAAGATTTAGATTTAAGAAAGGTTGCAGTATTGGGTTGCGCAGGTTTAACTGCTTATGGTGCTGTAAATTCCGCTAAAATAGAACCTGGTGAAACAGTTGCTGTAATTGGAGTTGGCGGTGTAGGATTGTCTGTGATACAGATGTTAAAGATTGCTGGTGCCGGAAGAATAATAGCAGTCGGAACTAGAAAATGGAAATTGGAAAAGGCGTTAGAGCTAGGAGCTAGTGATGTAGTTAACTCTAAGGAGACTGATGTTGTTAGAGCTGTTAAGAATATTACTGGAGGAGGGCCGGATGTTGTAATAGAAGTAGCAGGAACTACGGAAACAGTGAAAATGTCTTTAGATATGGTTAGAATAGGAGGAAAGGTAGTACTAGTAGGATTACCTCCAACTACTGCTGAAATTCCAATTAGGATAGCAAGTATAGTTAGAGAGGGTATTAAAATCATAGGAGACTATGGAGGGAGGCCTAGGGTAGATATGCCTAGACTTATTGAACTTGTAAAATTGGGAAAATATGACCCTACTGCATTAGTGACTGGAAAGTTCAGATTAGAAGAAATTAACGAGGCAGTAAAATTATTGGAGCAAGGAGAGGCAATAAGAAGTTTAATAATTCCTAACTAA
- a CDS encoding TIGR00304 family membrane protein, producing the protein MKLIAAGLTLIFLGFILLFLGLVSQVQTPQTTTSSSPQFAGLVLLGPIPIAFGNVPPSVLSNLIIVGVVFTIIILIIYLIMFIIGRKTTRAPF; encoded by the coding sequence ATGAAGTTAATTGCGGCTGGTCTCACATTAATATTTCTTGGTTTCATCCTACTCTTCCTAGGTTTGGTATCACAAGTTCAAACTCCCCAGACAACTACTTCATCTTCTCCGCAATTCGCAGGATTAGTGTTATTAGGACCAATTCCAATAGCCTTTGGTAATGTCCCACCATCGGTCTTAAGTAACCTAATTATAGTGGGTGTTGTATTTACCATAATAATCTTAATCATCTATTTAATAATGTTTATAATTGGAAGAAAAACTACCAGAGCTCCATTTTAG
- a CDS encoding translation elongation factor produces the protein MYYGNIITVLSSDKNKVTEIAEKLGKLHETAKTKIYYRKKGEYIRSILLTTEYPEKIIDLAEALSLSSTTILYIPETLTWMDGELALLIDSLNTHNKIVISNLDQGKINNILGSLSSFTKFDLYNDIPDLSETEEEDKGIVYVDRVFTVKGVGTVVTGFSFTNVEVHEKLVALPYNKEVEIKSIQVLDEDQKSVSTGVRIGFALKNVKEEEIEDLLYLVKPNVKVVKEIEGQITNYKWSTMNQGQNHIIVKGHGIAANIKVDNQKAKIMSSVPIPIVDNRILVLNVNVRQGKPRVAGYISL, from the coding sequence ATGTATTACGGGAATATAATTACAGTCTTATCATCAGATAAGAACAAAGTAACTGAGATAGCCGAAAAACTAGGTAAGCTTCATGAAACCGCCAAGACAAAAATATATTATAGAAAAAAGGGCGAATACATTAGATCAATACTATTGACTACAGAGTATCCAGAAAAAATTATAGATTTAGCTGAAGCATTATCACTCTCGTCGACTACAATATTATATATACCAGAAACTTTAACGTGGATGGATGGGGAACTAGCACTTTTAATTGATTCTCTAAATACGCATAACAAGATAGTAATATCTAACTTAGACCAAGGTAAAATAAATAATATTTTAGGCTCTTTAAGCTCCTTTACTAAATTCGATCTATATAATGATATTCCAGACTTAAGCGAGACCGAAGAGGAGGATAAGGGAATAGTGTATGTAGATAGAGTATTCACAGTCAAAGGTGTTGGAACCGTAGTTACTGGATTCTCATTTACCAATGTTGAAGTTCATGAGAAATTAGTTGCATTACCTTATAATAAGGAGGTTGAAATAAAGAGTATTCAAGTTTTAGATGAGGATCAAAAGAGTGTTTCAACTGGAGTTAGAATAGGGTTTGCTCTGAAAAACGTAAAAGAAGAGGAAATAGAAGATTTACTGTATTTAGTTAAACCAAATGTTAAGGTTGTAAAGGAAATAGAAGGACAAATAACTAATTACAAATGGTCTACCATGAATCAAGGTCAAAATCACATAATAGTTAAGGGTCATGGAATTGCAGCTAATATAAAAGTCGATAATCAAAAAGCTAAGATTATGTCATCTGTTCCAATACCTATTGTTGACAATAGGATACTTGTCTTAAACGTTAACGTCAGACAAGGAAAACCAAGAGTCGCTGGATATATTAGTTTATAA
- a CDS encoding ATP-binding protein, whose translation MMESIFEVEEGKLREAKIITRQTSDGRGTISFRNYIVEFPFSLKDKLGIGKLLAVNTIKENSYLILEVADIIPMHYGMINLDSTIPKEIRNEIMKKVGESWYSNDEKEIWIDSITYPLGYILEVNSNNIQFKKGYFPPLLGSSVKILNKKAYASFVCANSNVSLGNILHEELSLDINLEKAIKYHLGIFAFTGSGKSNLASLIARKVLDNLPDTKVVIFDVSMEYAILLLDKLLEVPSRVVSLDRVPPNPVDASRKFLRSHVIPDDIIDIRDKIKKGAEILHQNGKMKQLYVPPEGFTYLTYADLIDLVKKQIEDKYTAISQKPLLYTFLSKLDSFMRERKLTVDDIIDDSINKLLDEIENLGKDAHLKENSSLFTFISGIRAYISLGIRETEDYDIENLAIEILDSSKDSPRLFILELPNLEEGRQVVATVINQIYNRRKRMYSDNPKVLFIIDEAQEFIPYDTKQKDKSEASSTAIEKLLRHGRKYHLHSLISTQRLAYLNTNALQQLHSYFISTLPRPYDRQLLAETFGISDMLLDKTLELEPGQWLLVSFKSALPHDVPVFFAAENNLDLLKDRINKL comes from the coding sequence ATGATGGAAAGTATTTTTGAAGTAGAAGAGGGAAAACTAAGAGAAGCCAAAATAATAACTAGGCAAACTTCTGACGGCAGGGGTACAATATCTTTTAGAAATTATATAGTAGAATTCCCCTTCTCGCTAAAGGATAAATTAGGTATAGGAAAATTGCTTGCTGTAAATACAATAAAGGAAAATAGCTACCTAATTTTAGAAGTTGCAGATATTATTCCGATGCATTATGGCATGATAAATTTGGACTCTACAATACCTAAGGAGATTAGAAATGAAATCATGAAAAAAGTTGGCGAAAGTTGGTATTCAAACGATGAGAAAGAAATATGGATAGATTCAATAACTTACCCTTTGGGATATATTCTGGAGGTAAATTCGAACAATATTCAATTTAAAAAGGGATATTTCCCACCTCTGTTGGGTTCCTCAGTAAAGATTTTAAATAAAAAAGCGTATGCGTCATTTGTCTGTGCAAATAGCAATGTAAGTTTAGGAAACATTCTGCATGAGGAACTTTCTTTAGATATAAATTTAGAAAAAGCAATAAAGTATCACCTAGGTATTTTCGCGTTTACAGGTTCGGGTAAATCAAATTTGGCATCCTTGATAGCAAGAAAAGTATTAGATAACCTACCCGACACTAAAGTTGTAATATTTGACGTATCAATGGAGTACGCAATCCTTCTCTTAGATAAGCTACTTGAAGTTCCATCTAGAGTCGTAAGCTTAGATAGAGTTCCCCCCAATCCAGTTGATGCTAGTAGAAAATTTTTAAGGAGTCACGTTATCCCTGATGATATCATAGATATTAGAGACAAGATAAAAAAAGGTGCAGAAATTTTACATCAAAATGGAAAAATGAAACAACTATATGTTCCACCTGAAGGCTTTACATATTTAACTTATGCTGATTTAATAGATCTAGTCAAAAAGCAGATAGAAGATAAATATACTGCTATATCACAGAAACCACTTCTCTACACCTTTCTAAGTAAGTTAGATAGTTTCATGAGAGAAAGGAAATTGACAGTAGATGATATCATAGATGACTCTATTAACAAGTTATTAGATGAAATAGAAAATTTAGGGAAAGATGCACATTTAAAGGAGAATTCGTCACTGTTTACATTTATATCTGGTATAAGAGCATACATCTCACTCGGCATCAGAGAAACTGAAGATTATGATATAGAAAATTTAGCGATTGAAATTTTGGATTCTTCCAAGGACTCACCTAGATTATTTATTTTAGAACTCCCTAACTTAGAAGAGGGAAGGCAAGTAGTTGCGACTGTAATTAATCAAATTTACAATAGGAGAAAGAGAATGTATTCCGACAATCCTAAAGTACTATTCATAATAGATGAAGCTCAAGAGTTTATACCTTACGATACCAAACAGAAAGATAAAAGTGAAGCCTCAAGCACTGCCATAGAGAAACTGCTTAGACATGGAAGAAAGTATCACTTACATTCACTAATAAGTACTCAAAGACTAGCTTACCTAAACACTAACGCACTGCAGCAGCTACACTCTTACTTCATAAGCACACTTCCTAGGCCGTACGATAGACAATTATTAGCTGAAACTTTTGGAATTAGTGATATGCTCTTAGATAAGACCCTAGAACTGGAACCAGGGCAATGGTTATTAGTAAGCTTTAAGTCGGCTCTCCCTCATGATGTTCCAGTATTCTTTGCCGCTGAGAACAATCTAGATTTATTAAAGGATAGAATAAATAAGCTATGA
- a CDS encoding DNA double-strand break repair nuclease NurA: MNMSSNIDSGDFSTIVRLRSNKNYFLNGELTFAAIDGTFSDIILEGEKGAYIVIGLIKGRIFKDFKFTIDDISVNDELCVCEAEKRMRELEYSSIKENEVDLIFFDRKLSFDKSLGISVPKNSIGIVKDFDIVKRESLNKVENPPWLVITEKHGDAIYGYFKLFPSSWVFYIESQVFVENHEELLSLIYNLGMEPIPEALGYNYPLFLADKLVKYYRNKLSKFINVTSLQSNIRYREFRSWIERLRNDGKYF, encoded by the coding sequence ATGAATATGTCATCAAATATTGATAGTGGTGATTTTAGCACAATAGTAAGATTGAGATCAAACAAAAATTACTTTCTGAATGGAGAGTTAACGTTTGCTGCAATTGATGGAACCTTCTCTGACATTATTTTGGAAGGAGAGAAGGGAGCATATATAGTAATAGGCCTAATCAAAGGTAGAATATTTAAGGATTTTAAATTTACTATAGATGATATTTCAGTTAATGACGAGCTATGCGTTTGTGAAGCAGAGAAGAGAATGCGAGAACTAGAATACTCCAGTATAAAGGAAAATGAAGTTGATCTAATATTTTTCGATAGGAAACTATCATTTGATAAATCTTTAGGTATTTCAGTTCCTAAAAATTCCATCGGAATTGTAAAGGATTTTGATATAGTAAAAAGAGAAAGTCTTAACAAGGTAGAAAACCCCCCTTGGTTAGTAATTACTGAAAAACATGGTGACGCAATTTATGGATATTTTAAACTGTTTCCATCATCATGGGTATTCTACATAGAGTCTCAAGTTTTTGTAGAAAATCATGAAGAATTGCTTTCCCTAATCTATAATTTAGGGATGGAGCCAATACCGGAAGCTTTAGGATATAATTATCCATTGTTTTTAGCTGATAAGCTAGTGAAATATTACAGAAATAAATTAAGCAAGTTCATAAATGTCACCAGTTTGCAAAGTAATATTAGATACAGAGAATTTAGAAGTTGGATTGAGAGATTAAGAAATGATGGAAAGTATTTTTGA
- a CDS encoding thiamine-phosphate synthase family protein, protein MLKSPLSIFDDIFIPSIRVLEAKRLRELHMSQTRIANLLGVSQPAVKQYLDEDENSYIKRLQNLGLTHEEIDDFLDKVTQLLINGDPKQVMQYISVFFLSNLSRLKFCKYHKMIDSEIPVDCDICKSLYKENEEEMMELALSMLQNESVAELIPEVLSNLAFAKANAKREEDVLAIPGRITKIRNLPTPASKPMWGGSKHLAKVLLSVMKNHPAVRSVMNIRYDEKVEMVLKEIGYKFKKVGPQNDLGNDRIAETIAAVFDEDTDAVIHLGGTGIEANTYVFGRDPLDVVKKIINISVKYKEISSP, encoded by the coding sequence GTGCTAAAATCACCACTATCAATATTTGATGACATATTCATACCATCAATTAGGGTATTAGAGGCTAAAAGACTTAGGGAACTACATATGAGTCAAACGAGAATTGCTAATCTATTAGGAGTTAGCCAACCAGCAGTGAAACAATACTTAGATGAAGACGAAAATTCGTACATTAAAAGATTACAGAATTTGGGACTAACACATGAAGAAATAGACGATTTTCTAGATAAAGTTACGCAATTACTAATAAATGGTGACCCTAAACAAGTAATGCAATATATCAGTGTGTTTTTCCTTTCCAATCTAAGTAGGCTAAAATTCTGTAAATACCACAAAATGATTGATAGTGAAATTCCCGTTGATTGCGATATTTGTAAAAGTTTGTACAAGGAGAATGAAGAGGAAATGATGGAACTTGCACTATCAATGCTTCAAAACGAGTCTGTAGCAGAATTAATCCCAGAAGTTCTAAGCAATTTAGCCTTTGCAAAAGCCAACGCTAAGAGGGAAGAAGATGTACTTGCAATTCCGGGGAGAATAACTAAAATTAGAAACCTACCAACACCTGCTTCTAAACCAATGTGGGGAGGAAGCAAGCATTTAGCTAAGGTACTATTATCAGTGATGAAAAATCATCCCGCTGTGAGATCAGTTATGAATATCAGATATGATGAGAAAGTGGAAATGGTATTGAAAGAAATTGGCTATAAATTTAAGAAAGTAGGTCCTCAGAACGACCTAGGCAATGATAGAATAGCCGAAACAATAGCTGCAGTATTTGATGAAGATACAGATGCGGTAATACATTTGGGCGGTACTGGTATTGAGGCCAACACTTATGTTTTTGGCAGAGATCCATTAGATGTTGTAAAAAAGATTATAAATATATCAGTTAAGTATAAAGAAATTTCCTCGCCTTAA
- a CDS encoding MMPL family transporter, translating to MVTNVKLVFPQYFLLYIKSRNNVKNGFVSLVLWLLLIMILLHFAIKTPSLFTYSDSPFLSNSVQSVRADKLVAKYFHIGNFDNLYVIINSSSYNQALQEIYSNLYLLNNATVITPNDYVSMLKTEYLSYLGLNEKNFSSTISQLYENLTRLKLYLISNFQYFEYELNITFGLPLHNFTSNICPTYKENFDKVNGSLLEKARYAGYLTFKDPFLFYFGFNNYTNYTLALKFLIQFNNYTSLIERILKTQNITFVNESNVIFNNITTAFNSSFHKGTLWLFIINIPSNESLTNINQFTESLRNAYVIGHLAYYAQSAYYTQSNVEIIDITTIILVMILLILLVRSIVPILILISSAGTSLLLAYGLMYMETLLGYKIYYISGLVAPPIVFGLNIDYGILFIYRYFEEINKNNLDALLYALKNSIKGILLSGISITIGFSSFILSPSALLQNIGIALVTSSISALIPAVFFTYTLLLLIPQRYLSFPRRKLPSITDIRQRYLYKLSSFAVRHNKLLVILMLVSIVIFIFYFPSIHTNVNIDEILPPHANSLIGTKVLNQLYNYSIDYIILYGSPKANYTLIYNLTKTLIDQGNLVYGPMSLGSQIIVNNSNLYDHFHQGNYTLLIIYLKYPVFSNGAINLTNWLISKGFLVGGDNAQRIDIVNNTVSTYFSYTLPLTIILIVIYLFMILGSILLPLRLSLTVGLSSLLGAFTVALVYNSPYWLSPLVIFALLFSLGIDYDMFIIIRLFDEMKNDDDINNAIVRSVENTGLVVTTCGLILAGAFFSLMVANMRFLQEIGLGVGVSILFDTFVVRPILVPAIISILKKYNFWPFKARKFLYT from the coding sequence ATGGTTACCAATGTAAAATTGGTATTTCCACAATACTTTTTACTCTACATAAAGTCTAGGAATAATGTGAAGAATGGCTTTGTATCGTTGGTATTATGGTTATTACTGATTATGATATTATTGCATTTTGCAATTAAAACTCCTAGTTTATTTACGTATTCGGATTCCCCGTTTTTATCAAACAGCGTACAAAGTGTAAGGGCTGATAAACTCGTAGCCAAGTACTTTCACATTGGCAACTTTGATAATCTGTATGTTATTATCAATTCCTCGTCTTATAACCAAGCTTTACAAGAAATTTATTCTAATTTATATCTCCTTAATAACGCTACGGTGATAACTCCCAACGATTACGTTAGCATGCTTAAGACAGAGTATCTCAGCTATCTTGGCTTAAATGAGAAGAATTTCTCATCTACGATAAGCCAGTTGTATGAGAATTTGACTCGTTTGAAGCTTTATTTAATTTCAAATTTTCAATACTTTGAATATGAGTTAAATATTACATTTGGTCTTCCACTTCATAATTTCACTAGTAACATATGCCCTACCTATAAGGAAAATTTTGATAAAGTTAATGGAAGTTTACTAGAGAAAGCTAGATATGCGGGATACTTAACCTTTAAAGATCCATTTCTTTTCTACTTTGGATTTAATAATTACACTAATTACACTTTGGCATTAAAGTTTTTGATACAGTTTAATAACTACACTAGTCTAATCGAAAGGATACTTAAAACTCAAAACATAACGTTTGTTAATGAAAGTAATGTGATTTTTAATAATATAACTACAGCCTTTAACTCATCCTTTCATAAGGGTACTTTATGGCTTTTCATTATAAATATTCCTAGTAATGAAAGCCTAACAAATATTAATCAATTTACTGAAAGTCTCAGAAACGCCTATGTAATAGGTCACCTAGCGTATTATGCACAATCCGCATATTATACTCAAAGTAACGTTGAAATTATAGATATAACTACAATTATTCTTGTAATGATATTACTAATACTGTTAGTTAGATCAATTGTTCCAATTCTGATTTTAATATCTAGTGCTGGTACTAGTCTTTTATTAGCTTATGGTCTCATGTACATGGAAACGCTTCTAGGTTATAAGATATATTATATTTCAGGTTTGGTTGCACCTCCAATTGTATTTGGTCTTAACATTGACTATGGCATATTATTCATTTATAGGTATTTTGAAGAAATTAATAAAAATAATTTAGATGCTCTTCTATATGCGCTTAAAAATTCAATAAAAGGTATACTATTAAGTGGTATTAGTATCACGATTGGATTCTCCAGTTTTATCCTTTCCCCTTCTGCACTACTTCAAAACATAGGAATAGCGTTAGTGACGTCTTCCATTTCAGCATTAATACCAGCAGTTTTCTTTACGTACACGTTATTGCTATTAATCCCTCAAAGATATCTTAGTTTTCCTAGACGAAAATTACCGAGTATTACAGATATAAGGCAAAGGTACTTATATAAGCTTTCCAGCTTTGCAGTAAGGCACAATAAGTTATTAGTAATTCTTATGCTAGTTTCTATCGTTATCTTTATCTTTTATTTTCCTTCTATACACACCAACGTTAATATAGATGAAATATTACCTCCCCATGCAAATTCACTTATAGGTACAAAGGTTCTTAATCAACTTTACAATTACAGTATAGACTATATAATATTGTATGGAAGCCCTAAGGCTAACTACACTCTCATTTATAATTTAACTAAAACTCTTATAGATCAAGGTAACTTAGTTTATGGACCAATGTCCTTAGGTTCTCAGATTATTGTCAATAATAGCAACTTATATGATCATTTTCATCAAGGAAATTACACCTTGTTGATAATTTACCTAAAGTATCCTGTATTTAGTAATGGCGCTATAAATTTAACAAATTGGCTCATAAGCAAGGGATTCCTAGTTGGAGGGGATAACGCACAAAGAATAGATATCGTTAACAATACCGTTAGTACTTATTTTAGCTATACTTTACCACTTACCATAATTTTAATTGTCATTTACCTCTTCATGATTCTCGGATCTATTCTACTTCCCTTGAGGTTATCCTTAACTGTAGGTCTAAGCTCATTATTGGGAGCATTTACAGTGGCGTTAGTATATAACTCGCCATATTGGCTATCCCCACTTGTAATCTTTGCCCTTCTTTTCAGTTTAGGTATAGACTATGATATGTTCATAATCATAAGATTATTTGATGAGATGAAAAACGACGATGACATAAATAATGCTATAGTGAGATCGGTAGAAAATACTGGATTAGTAGTAACTACTTGTGGTTTGATTTTAGCCGGAGCCTTTTTCTCATTGATGGTGGCAAATATGAGATTCTTACAAGAAATAGGTCTAGGTGTAGGAGTCTCAATACTGTTTGATACTTTTGTAGTTAGGCCTATTCTAGTACCTGCAATTATTTCAATTCTAAAAAAATATAATTTTTGGCCATTTAAGGCGAGGAAATTTCTTTATACTTAA
- a CDS encoding site-2 protease family protein gives MSWDIRYLEWKFANLNEITSFLLAALSLAVAYIRPTSILSDPIGSLIIPYLVALLAIIPHEIGHRQAARRYGCFSRFTLSFSGFWTTLILNIIGSFVGILVFFSGYTSISCGFLNRDVEGKTALAGPLTNIILGFVGLIGASLVPFSLVGLFFSELARFNFWVAFFNLLPFWVLDGLKIFRWNMIVWAVLIFIAFALTFL, from the coding sequence ATGTCTTGGGATATAAGATACTTAGAATGGAAATTCGCCAACCTAAATGAGATCACTTCCTTTTTACTTGCTGCCTTATCTTTAGCAGTAGCTTACATACGCCCAACATCCATACTTTCAGATCCAATAGGTAGTCTAATCATACCATACTTGGTAGCATTATTAGCTATAATACCACATGAAATAGGCCACAGACAAGCTGCGAGAAGATATGGTTGTTTCTCTAGATTTACTTTAAGTTTTTCAGGGTTTTGGACAACGTTAATACTGAATATAATTGGTAGCTTCGTAGGTATCTTAGTTTTCTTTTCGGGATACACATCAATATCTTGTGGATTTCTTAATAGAGACGTTGAGGGAAAAACAGCTCTAGCTGGACCTCTAACTAACATAATATTAGGATTTGTTGGCCTTATTGGTGCATCGTTAGTTCCTTTTAGCCTTGTTGGCTTATTTTTCTCTGAATTAGCTAGGTTTAACTTCTGGGTAGCATTCTTTAACTTGCTTCCATTCTGGGTTTTAGACGGATTAAAGATCTTTAGGTGGAACATGATAGTGTGGGCAGTATTAATATTCATTGCATTCGCACTAACATTTCTATAA
- a CDS encoding rhomboid family intramembrane serine protease, with protein sequence MVNKVMIKKIIGIPTFFLMFLVTLGFIIGLLATFIDFASVYYLEQLNYLVIKGYYYELFTSIFITNSFVDFIFNFISLYVIYLIFGSRAGKHEYGIFILAGILGNLLTVIFYSPFTLSSGASGGIFGLLSYYTFYDFLKKDNLGVYGLVFLVSVFGVSDLIFPNVNVVAHIGGILGGIMYAVVYYLIRSGRTIK encoded by the coding sequence ATGGTGAATAAAGTGATGATAAAAAAGATAATAGGTATACCAACTTTTTTCTTAATGTTTCTTGTTACTTTAGGTTTTATCATAGGTTTATTAGCAACTTTTATAGATTTTGCTTCGGTATATTATCTAGAACAATTAAACTATTTAGTAATTAAAGGGTATTATTACGAACTATTCACATCAATATTTATAACTAATAGTTTTGTTGATTTTATATTTAATTTTATTTCATTATATGTTATATATTTAATTTTTGGTAGTAGAGCGGGAAAACATGAATATGGTATATTTATCCTAGCTGGTATTCTAGGAAATCTACTAACTGTAATATTCTATAGTCCTTTTACACTAAGCTCGGGAGCGTCTGGGGGAATATTTGGATTATTAAGTTACTACACGTTTTACGATTTCTTAAAAAAGGATAATCTAGGGGTTTATGGTCTTGTATTTTTAGTATCAGTATTTGGAGTCAGTGATTTAATATTCCCTAATGTGAACGTTGTTGCTCATATCGGAGGTATTTTGGGAGGTATTATGTACGCAGTTGTCTATTACCTTATAAGGAGTGGAAGGACAATAAAATAA